Proteins encoded in a region of the Bacteroidota bacterium genome:
- a CDS encoding proline dehydrogenase family protein, producing the protein MRDHLISFDDTKVAFSSKSDADLNRAYGLFKMISYNWLVKISPPFVNFALWAHLPVKGLIKATIFKHFCGGETIQDCQKTIDTLGRYNIGTILDYSVEGKESEEDFQSALDETLETIKRAKGDKNIPFSVFKPTAFAHMALLEKKNAGFELNAKEKLEYDKFLDRIYKICQAGHDNNVPIFIDAEHSSPQDVFDEVAREMMKSFNKERVIIYNTLQMYRTDRVAFMKDSIAHAKENNYKPGFKIVRGAYMEIERERAMKLNYRSPIQPDKQSADNDYNTALKIALDNVDNVAFCCATHNEQSTLNLVEWMNEKNIPVNHPHIWFSQLYGMSDHISFNLASKGYNVCKYVPYGPVNSVLPYLIRRAQENTSVKGQTGRELSLIMLEKRRRKQMK; encoded by the coding sequence ATGAGAGACCATCTTATTTCCTTCGACGATACAAAAGTTGCTTTTAGTTCAAAGTCTGATGCCGATCTGAATCGCGCTTATGGACTCTTTAAAATGATCAGCTATAACTGGTTGGTGAAAATCAGTCCACCGTTTGTCAATTTCGCATTATGGGCACATCTTCCCGTGAAAGGATTGATCAAAGCTACGATCTTCAAACATTTCTGTGGTGGCGAAACTATTCAGGATTGTCAGAAGACCATTGATACTTTGGGAAGATATAATATCGGCACGATACTCGATTACTCTGTCGAAGGAAAAGAGTCGGAAGAAGATTTTCAGAGTGCACTCGATGAAACTCTTGAAACCATCAAGCGCGCCAAGGGCGATAAAAATATTCCTTTCTCCGTTTTCAAACCAACTGCATTTGCACATATGGCATTGCTTGAAAAAAAGAATGCCGGATTTGAATTGAATGCAAAAGAAAAACTGGAGTACGACAAATTTTTAGATAGGATCTATAAGATTTGTCAGGCAGGACATGATAACAATGTTCCAATCTTTATTGATGCAGAACATAGCTCGCCACAAGACGTTTTCGATGAAGTTGCAAGAGAGATGATGAAAAGTTTCAACAAGGAGCGAGTAATTATTTACAATACACTTCAGATGTATCGTACCGATCGTGTTGCTTTCATGAAAGATTCGATAGCTCATGCAAAAGAGAACAACTACAAACCCGGATTTAAAATTGTGCGCGGCGCCTATATGGAAATTGAACGCGAACGTGCGATGAAATTAAATTACCGTTCACCTATTCAACCCGATAAACAATCTGCCGATAACGATTACAATACTGCGTTGAAGATCGCTTTAGATAATGTCGACAATGTTGCATTTTGCTGCGCAACTCACAATGAACAAAGCACATTGAATTTAGTTGAATGGATGAACGAAAAAAACATTCCTGTCAATCATCCGCACATTTGGTTTTCACAATTGTATGGCATGAGCGATCATATCAGTTTTAATTTAGCTAGTAAAGGATATAATGTTTGTAAGTATGTGCCTTATGGTCCGGTAAATTCCGTACTCCCCTATTTGATTCGTCGGGCGCAGGAAAATACTTCTGTAAAAGGGCAGACGGGGAGGGAACTTTCGTTGATAATGCTGGAGAAACGAAGGAGAAAACAAATGAAGTGA
- the tsaE gene encoding tRNA (adenosine(37)-N6)-threonylcarbamoyltransferase complex ATPase subunit type 1 TsaE, whose amino-acid sequence MEILVKNESELASAAKSLINFAGEVKVWIFKGEMGAGKTTFIRYICQELEVVENVSSPTFSIINEYSCKNGELVYHFDFYRIEKEQEAVDIGCEEYFYSGNICLVEWPEKILNLVPEPKIEVTIVSDGVNRKITFSHD is encoded by the coding sequence TTGGAAATTTTAGTAAAGAATGAATCAGAATTAGCTTCAGCGGCGAAGTCGTTGATAAATTTTGCAGGTGAAGTGAAAGTCTGGATCTTCAAAGGTGAAATGGGTGCCGGCAAGACAACCTTTATCCGGTACATCTGTCAGGAACTCGAAGTAGTTGAGAATGTGAGTAGTCCGACGTTCTCCATCATCAACGAATATTCATGTAAAAACGGTGAATTGGTCTATCATTTCGACTTTTATCGGATTGAAAAGGAGCAGGAAGCTGTTGATATCGGTTGTGAAGAATATTTTTATAGCGGGAACATTTGTTTGGTTGAATGGCCGGAAAAAATTTTAAATTTAGTGCCTGAACCAAAGATTGAAGTCACTATCGTTTCTGATGGTGTAAACAGAAAGATTACATTTTCTCATGATTGA
- the lpxD gene encoding UDP-3-O-(3-hydroxymyristoyl)glucosamine N-acyltransferase: MEFTARQIADLLKGKIEGKEDAKVYRLDKIEEGAEGGLTFLANPKYTPFIYTTKASVVIVDHTFVAEQTVSSTMIRVENAYQSFVQLLEIYNQIQRDKKGIEQPSFVSTTATLGKDIYIGAFAYIGNNVKVGNNVKIYPQVYIGDNVSIGDNTTLFAGARIYSDCIIGKDCTIHSGTIIGADGFGFTPNSANQYNKVAQIGNVILEDHVDVGANTTIDRATLGSTIIRKGVKLDNLIQIAHNVEIGENTVIAAQTGVAGSTKIGKDCMIGGQVGIVGHITIADKVKIAAQSGIGSSITNEGEILQGSPAFGIGDYKRTYVVFRKLPALEKRIQELEQMIADLKQIPS; encoded by the coding sequence ATGGAGTTTACAGCCAGGCAAATAGCAGACTTATTAAAAGGGAAGATTGAAGGGAAGGAAGATGCAAAGGTCTATCGTCTGGATAAGATAGAAGAAGGTGCAGAGGGCGGTTTAACATTTTTGGCAAATCCTAAATACACTCCATTTATTTATACCACTAAAGCTTCTGTCGTAATTGTTGATCATACTTTTGTGGCTGAACAGACGGTGAGTTCAACTATGATCAGAGTTGAAAACGCATATCAGAGTTTTGTACAGCTTCTGGAAATTTATAATCAGATCCAACGCGACAAAAAAGGAATTGAACAACCAAGTTTTGTTTCTACCACTGCAACTTTAGGAAAAGACATTTACATCGGAGCATTCGCTTACATTGGAAACAATGTGAAGGTTGGAAACAATGTCAAAATTTATCCGCAGGTTTACATTGGTGATAATGTCAGCATAGGAGACAATACAACACTTTTTGCAGGTGCAAGAATTTATTCTGATTGTATCATTGGAAAAGATTGCACGATACATTCCGGAACGATCATAGGTGCAGATGGTTTTGGATTTACACCAAACTCTGCAAATCAATATAACAAAGTTGCCCAGATCGGTAACGTGATCCTTGAAGACCATGTGGATGTAGGTGCAAATACAACGATCGATCGCGCAACATTAGGTTCGACCATCATTCGCAAAGGAGTAAAACTTGATAACCTCATTCAGATCGCTCACAATGTGGAGATCGGCGAGAATACTGTTATTGCAGCACAGACAGGAGTTGCAGGCTCAACCAAGATCGGAAAGGATTGTATGATTGGCGGGCAGGTTGGCATTGTTGGACATATCACCATTGCAGATAAAGTGAAGATCGCTGCTCAGTCCGGAATCGGTTCCAGTATTACCAACGAAGGAGAAATTCTACAGGGATCACCTGCTTTTGGAATAGGCGATTACAAGCGTACATATGTTGTTTTCAGAAAACTTCCTGCACTTGAAAAGCGGATCCAGGAGTTAGAACAAATGATTGCCGACTTGAAGCAAATCCCATCCTAA
- a CDS encoding bifunctional UDP-3-O-[3-hydroxymyristoyl] N-acetylglucosamine deacetylase/3-hydroxyacyl-ACP dehydratase — protein MQTTLKHEVTVSGVGLHTGANVNLTFKPAPENHGYIFKRIDLPGSPTVEADVDYVTDTDRGTTISKNGARVSTIEHVLAALAGMEIDNILMEIDGPEVPIMDGSSRPFMDIFEKVGKVDQKEERHYYSLSENITYEDPKRKTEMLAVPSDDFRITVMVDYNSDLLGTQHAILYNIGEFKEEISDSRTFCFLHELEMLLEHNLIKGGDINNAIVVVDKPVSDEKLAHLAKIFNKEKVTAERGFLNNVKLRFSNEPARHKLLDIVGDLALVGAPLKGHILAARPGHVANVEFARKIKALMKRDRFRERAPKYDPAEKPLLDINGVMKFLPHRAPFLFVDKIIELSDKHVVGVKNVTMNEWFFPGHFPGAPVFPGVIQIEAMAQVGGILVLNSVPDPENYLTYFMKIDNTKFRDMVSPGDTIIFHLELITPIRRGICHMKGKAFVGNKVVMESEMMAQIVRRDKK, from the coding sequence ATGCAGACTACATTGAAGCATGAGGTTACTGTGTCAGGAGTCGGATTACACACCGGTGCCAATGTGAACCTTACGTTCAAACCTGCTCCGGAAAATCATGGTTATATTTTCAAAAGAATAGATCTGCCCGGATCTCCAACTGTTGAGGCTGATGTTGATTATGTAACTGATACCGACAGGGGAACAACCATTAGTAAAAATGGTGCACGGGTAAGTACGATCGAACATGTTCTTGCTGCATTGGCAGGAATGGAAATCGATAACATCCTTATGGAAATTGATGGTCCGGAAGTTCCGATCATGGATGGAAGCTCCAGACCATTTATGGATATTTTTGAGAAAGTCGGAAAAGTTGATCAGAAAGAAGAGCGTCACTATTATTCCCTGAGTGAAAATATTACTTACGAAGATCCAAAACGTAAGACAGAAATGCTTGCAGTTCCAAGCGATGATTTCCGGATCACTGTAATGGTCGATTACAACAGTGATCTGTTAGGAACGCAACATGCAATTTTATATAACATTGGAGAATTCAAGGAAGAGATAAGTGATAGCAGAACGTTTTGTTTTCTGCATGAACTTGAAATGCTTCTTGAACATAATCTGATCAAAGGTGGTGATATCAATAATGCAATTGTTGTTGTTGACAAGCCTGTGTCAGATGAGAAGCTTGCGCATCTTGCAAAGATCTTTAACAAAGAAAAAGTTACTGCTGAACGCGGCTTTTTGAATAATGTGAAATTGCGTTTTTCAAATGAACCTGCCAGACATAAACTTCTGGATATAGTAGGTGATCTTGCACTTGTTGGGGCCCCTTTAAAAGGCCACATACTTGCTGCTCGTCCGGGTCACGTTGCCAATGTTGAGTTTGCAAGAAAGATAAAAGCATTGATGAAGCGTGATCGCTTCCGTGAGCGTGCTCCGAAATACGATCCTGCAGAAAAACCATTGCTTGATATAAATGGTGTAATGAAATTTCTTCCGCACCGCGCTCCGTTTTTGTTTGTCGATAAGATCATTGAATTAAGTGACAAGCACGTAGTTGGAGTGAAGAATGTAACGATGAATGAATGGTTTTTCCCCGGACATTTTCCAGGTGCTCCGGTTTTCCCGGGAGTAATTCAGATCGAAGCAATGGCACAGGTAGGTGGAATTCTTGTTTTGAATTCTGTTCCTGATCCGGAGAATTATCTGACCTATTTTATGAAGATCGACAATACGAAATTCAGGGATATGGTTTCTCCCGGCGATACTATTATTTTTCACCTTGAATTAATCACACCGATCCGTCGTGGTATTTGTCATATGAAAGGAAAAGCATTTGTCGGAAATAAAGTTGTAATGGAATCAGAAATGATGGCGCAGATCGTTCGGCGCGATAAAAAATAA
- the lpxA gene encoding acyl-ACP--UDP-N-acetylglucosamine O-acyltransferase: MSNLVSIHPNAVIGKNVVIDPFTMIHDDVVIGDGTWIGSNVTIFPGARIGKNVKIFPGAVISAVPQDLKFSGEPTTAEIGDNTVIREFVTINRGTKALGKTIVGNDNLLMAYVHVAHDCIVGNHCILANGATLAGHITIDDFAIIGGLSAIHQFVHIGSHVMISGGSLVRKDVPPYVKAAHEPLSYVGINSVGLRRRGFSTETITEIQNVYRILFVKGLSNSHALEEVNKEIAQSTERDIILDFVRKSERGIMKGYSRGED; the protein is encoded by the coding sequence ATGAGTAATCTTGTAAGTATCCATCCTAATGCTGTTATTGGAAAGAATGTCGTAATTGATCCTTTCACAATGATTCATGACGATGTCGTAATCGGTGATGGAACGTGGATCGGAAGCAATGTCACAATATTCCCTGGTGCACGGATTGGAAAGAATGTCAAGATATTTCCCGGAGCAGTAATATCTGCAGTACCGCAGGATCTGAAATTTTCAGGTGAACCAACAACTGCAGAGATCGGCGACAACACAGTGATCCGTGAATTTGTAACAATCAACCGTGGAACAAAAGCATTAGGAAAAACTATTGTTGGAAACGATAACCTGCTGATGGCATATGTACATGTGGCTCACGACTGCATCGTTGGAAATCATTGCATTCTTGCAAATGGTGCAACGCTTGCCGGTCATATTACTATCGATGATTTTGCAATCATCGGCGGACTTTCAGCAATACATCAATTTGTACATATCGGTTCGCATGTAATGATCAGCGGAGGTTCGTTGGTAAGAAAAGATGTTCCGCCGTATGTAAAAGCAGCTCATGAACCTTTGTCATATGTTGGAATTAATTCAGTAGGCTTACGTCGTCGTGGTTTTTCTACAGAAACAATTACAGAGATCCAGAACGTTTACAGAATACTTTTTGTAAAAGGTCTCAGTAATTCACATGCATTAGAAGAAGTCAATAAAGAAATTGCTCAAAGTACAGAGCGTGATATCATCCTTGATTTTGTTCGTAAATCCGAAAGAGGAATTATGAAAGGATATAGTCGTGGTGAAGATTAA
- a CDS encoding HD domain-containing protein — protein sequence MQSRAGNLKIVNDPIYGFIKFPYKSVFDLVEHPYFQRLRRIRQLGMTHLVYPGAHHTRFHHALGSMYLMTEAIEVLRSKGHQISEEEAEAVTIAILLHDIGHGPFSHALEDSIVRSVHHEEISALLMDQLNKVFKGKLDLAISIFRNQYNKKFLHQLVSSQLDIDRLDYLNRDSFFTGVSEGVISSDRIIKMLEIHNDQLAIEAKGIYSIEKFIVARRLMYWQVYLHKTVVSAEVLLINILKRAKELSHSGKQLFATPALSYFLNNEVTRSDFERDEKILELFTQLDDSDIGTSIKVWSRTDDKILSELCSRMINRKLFKILLQKEPFEPAFIEKTKAGIKAKFNLSDDELKYYFLEGKLINNAYQSEIDKINILYKDGTVKDIVDAADTLNIKVLSRPVEKYYLCFPKLDV from the coding sequence ATGCAATCAAGAGCAGGTAACCTGAAAATCGTCAATGACCCTATCTACGGCTTTATAAAATTTCCTTATAAATCAGTTTTTGATTTGGTCGAACATCCTTATTTTCAGCGCTTACGGCGAATCAGACAATTGGGCATGACCCATTTAGTTTACCCGGGCGCTCATCATACCCGGTTTCATCATGCTTTAGGTTCCATGTACCTGATGACTGAAGCAATCGAAGTATTGCGGAGCAAGGGACATCAGATCAGTGAAGAAGAAGCGGAGGCGGTAACGATAGCAATTCTGTTGCATGACATCGGACATGGTCCTTTCAGTCATGCTTTAGAAGATTCTATTGTCCGTTCAGTACATCATGAAGAGATCTCAGCTTTACTCATGGATCAGCTAAACAAAGTATTCAAAGGTAAACTTGATCTGGCGATCAGCATCTTCAGAAATCAATACAACAAAAAGTTCCTGCATCAATTGGTTTCAAGTCAGCTAGACATTGATCGGCTTGATTATCTGAACCGGGATAGTTTTTTTACAGGAGTTTCAGAAGGGGTAATTTCGAGCGACCGAATAATCAAAATGCTGGAGATCCATAATGATCAGCTCGCCATCGAAGCAAAGGGAATTTATTCTATAGAAAAATTCATTGTTGCGCGAAGGTTGATGTACTGGCAGGTTTACCTTCACAAAACAGTTGTGAGTGCTGAAGTTTTGCTCATCAATATTCTTAAACGTGCGAAAGAACTTTCGCATTCAGGGAAACAGCTTTTTGCGACTCCGGCGCTGAGTTACTTTTTAAATAATGAAGTAACCCGTTCTGATTTTGAAAGAGACGAAAAGATACTTGAGTTGTTTACGCAACTTGATGATAGCGACATTGGAACTTCGATCAAAGTCTGGTCACGAACCGACGATAAAATTCTGAGTGAATTATGTTCAAGAATGATCAACAGGAAACTTTTTAAAATACTGTTGCAAAAAGAACCATTCGAGCCTGCATTTATCGAGAAAACAAAAGCAGGAATCAAAGCTAAATTTAATCTGTCAGATGATGAACTCAAATATTATTTTCTGGAAGGTAAATTGATCAACAATGCCTATCAATCTGAAATTGATAAGATCAATATTTTGTACAAAGATGGAACTGTAAAAGACATCGTTGATGCCGCAGATACACTAAACATAAAAGTGCTCAGTCGACCGGTTGAAAAGTACTATTTATGTTTTCCGAAACTCGATGTGTAA
- a CDS encoding ABC transporter ATP-binding protein: protein MTITLNKAGKKFYREWIFRNLDLTLEPGAKLVILGPNGSGKSTLLQILSGATGLTEGQIKYNSNSTEISVDEIYHSISISAPYLELIEEFTLEEIIHFHFKFKKAKNNLSEAEVLNLSGLESKKDKVFKFFSSGMKQRIKLTLAILSDTSILLLDEPCSNLDSEVVKWYQEMIRKYAMDRTIIVASNNQKEEFGFCDKQISIDDLK from the coding sequence GTGACCATTACATTAAATAAAGCCGGAAAGAAATTTTATCGTGAGTGGATTTTCAGAAATCTGGATCTCACTCTGGAGCCAGGTGCAAAATTGGTCATCCTCGGACCAAATGGTTCAGGAAAATCAACTTTGTTACAAATACTCTCAGGAGCTACAGGCTTAACGGAAGGTCAGATAAAATATAATTCTAATAGCACTGAGATTTCAGTCGACGAGATCTATCATTCAATTTCAATTTCTGCTCCTTATCTTGAATTGATTGAAGAATTTACTCTGGAAGAGATCATTCATTTTCATTTTAAATTTAAGAAAGCAAAGAATAATTTGTCTGAAGCGGAGGTTTTGAATTTATCAGGATTGGAATCAAAAAAGGATAAAGTATTCAAGTTTTTTTCTTCAGGAATGAAGCAAAGAATAAAACTCACACTTGCTATTTTATCAGACACTTCAATTCTTTTACTGGATGAGCCTTGCAGCAATCTGGATAGTGAAGTTGTAAAATGGTATCAGGAAATGATCCGGAAGTATGCAATGGACAGAACGATCATTGTTGCGTCGAATAATCAAAAGGAAGAGTTTGGGTTTTGTGATAAGCAAATTTCAATTGATGATCTGAAATGA
- a CDS encoding bifunctional 3-deoxy-7-phosphoheptulonate synthase/chorismate mutase type II — protein MVPAQINSTSIDKWPFALSRPVIIAGPCGVESEEQISSTAKELSKLNIQLLRGGIWKPRTRPDSFQGIGTEGLRWLKNAGIENNLPVTVEVANPKHVEEALKEKIDVLWIGARTTVNPFLVQEIADALRGVDIPVMVKNPINPELELWIGAFERLNRSGINNVMAIHRGFSTFSKSKYRNAPNWQIPIELKRRFPDLPIICDPSHIAGVRSLIPSLSQIALDLNYDGLMIETHIDPEKAQSDKEQQLTPAALGELLSNLVVRQSSVDDVMFLNLLDELRDRINSIDERILVMMAERMAIAREIGQYKKENNMTILQVERWNEILKTRGQSGEMKELSPEFIVKLLELIHEESIRHQTEIMNLKEADKAK, from the coding sequence ATGGTTCCAGCACAAATAAATTCTACATCAATCGACAAATGGCCATTTGCCCTGAGCAGGCCGGTTATTATTGCAGGTCCGTGTGGTGTTGAATCCGAAGAGCAGATCTCATCGACTGCAAAAGAATTAAGCAAATTAAATATTCAACTTCTTCGTGGCGGGATCTGGAAACCCAGAACGCGTCCGGATTCTTTTCAGGGAATAGGTACTGAAGGTTTGCGTTGGTTGAAAAATGCCGGCATTGAAAATAATTTACCTGTAACAGTAGAAGTTGCAAATCCTAAACACGTTGAAGAAGCACTGAAGGAAAAGATCGATGTACTTTGGATAGGAGCACGAACGACAGTGAATCCCTTCCTGGTACAGGAAATTGCAGATGCACTTCGCGGTGTTGATATACCGGTGATGGTGAAAAATCCAATCAACCCTGAACTTGAATTATGGATCGGTGCATTTGAAAGATTAAATCGTTCGGGAATAAATAATGTGATGGCCATCCATCGCGGCTTTTCAACATTTTCAAAAAGTAAATATCGCAATGCGCCCAACTGGCAGATTCCGATTGAATTGAAACGGAGATTTCCAGATTTACCTATCATTTGTGATCCCAGTCATATTGCAGGAGTTCGTTCATTGATACCTTCACTTTCACAGATCGCATTGGATCTGAATTACGATGGATTGATGATTGAAACGCATATCGATCCTGAAAAAGCACAGAGCGATAAAGAACAACAACTCACTCCGGCTGCACTAGGTGAACTACTTTCAAATTTAGTTGTACGCCAGTCATCAGTTGATGATGTGATGTTTCTGAATCTGCTGGATGAATTGCGTGATAGAATAAATTCGATCGATGAAAGAATACTTGTAATGATGGCCGAACGAATGGCAATTGCAAGAGAGATAGGTCAGTACAAAAAAGAAAATAATATGACCATCCTTCAAGTTGAGCGATGGAATGAAATATTGAAGACTAGAGGCCAGTCAGGTGAAATGAAAGAACTCAGTCCTGAATTCATAGTGAAATTACTCGAATTGATTCATGAGGAATCAATCCGACACCAAACCGAGATCATGAATCTCAAAGAAGCCGATAAGGCAAAATAA
- a CDS encoding PglZ domain-containing protein — translation MDKISILWADDEIDLLKPHILFLEEKGYEVATANNGDGAIEQFKTKNFDIVFLDENMPGISGIETLAKLKNLKPEVPVVMITKSEEEHIMEQAIGSKIADYLIKPVNPNQILLSLKKNLENRRLISEKTASDYQQEFRNIGMSLSDKLSWKEWTEVYRKLVYWELELKRSSDDSMYEILTAQKSEANTLFSKFIENNYLGWLKNPDATTTPVMSHQLMKKKILPAADTTGSEPVFMVLIDNLRYDQWRIIQPLISEYFRIQEDELYLSILPTATQYARNAIFAGLMPSEIEARFPNLWLNDEEEGGKNMHEESFLNDTLKRFRKEWKSSYVKITNHNDGKDLVESIPNMMQNKFNVIVYNFVDMLSHARTEMEMIRELADDEAAYRSLTLSWFEHSPLFEALKKISEKKVKLIITTDHGTIRVKEPSKLVGDRNVNTNLRYKQGRNMNYEKKDVFEVKNPADAFLPRQHLSQAFVFIKQDKFFAYPNNYNYYVTYYKNTLQHGGISLEEMVIPFATLVSK, via the coding sequence ATGGATAAAATCTCAATACTTTGGGCAGACGATGAAATAGATCTTTTAAAACCACACATCCTTTTTCTTGAGGAAAAGGGATATGAAGTTGCTACAGCAAACAACGGCGATGGAGCAATTGAACAATTCAAGACAAAAAATTTCGACATCGTTTTTTTAGATGAAAACATGCCGGGGATTTCAGGAATTGAAACCCTTGCAAAACTGAAAAACCTGAAGCCTGAAGTTCCTGTGGTAATGATCACAAAAAGTGAAGAAGAACATATAATGGAACAGGCAATTGGAAGTAAGATCGCTGATTATCTGATCAAACCTGTTAATCCAAATCAAATTCTGTTATCGTTAAAAAAGAATCTCGAGAACAGAAGGTTGATCAGTGAGAAAACTGCTTCCGATTATCAGCAGGAATTCAGGAATATTGGAATGTCATTGAGTGACAAACTTAGCTGGAAGGAATGGACAGAAGTATATCGTAAGCTGGTTTATTGGGAACTTGAATTGAAACGTTCCTCAGATGACAGTATGTATGAGATTCTGACTGCTCAAAAGAGTGAAGCCAATACCCTCTTCTCAAAATTCATAGAGAACAATTATCTGGGATGGTTGAAAAATCCGGATGCAACAACTACTCCTGTTATGTCGCATCAGTTGATGAAGAAAAAAATTCTTCCTGCTGCTGATACTACAGGTTCCGAACCCGTATTCATGGTTTTGATAGATAATCTTCGCTATGATCAATGGAGAATAATTCAGCCTTTAATTTCAGAATATTTCCGGATTCAGGAGGACGAATTGTATCTGAGTATACTTCCGACTGCTACACAATATGCTCGTAATGCAATTTTCGCAGGATTGATGCCTTCAGAAATTGAAGCGAGATTCCCAAATCTCTGGCTGAATGATGAAGAAGAAGGCGGAAAAAATATGCATGAGGAATCTTTCTTAAATGATACACTGAAACGTTTCCGTAAAGAATGGAAATCGTCTTATGTAAAGATCACCAATCATAATGACGGTAAAGATCTGGTTGAAAGTATTCCAAACATGATGCAGAATAAGTTCAATGTGATCGTCTATAATTTTGTTGATATGCTTTCGCATGCAAGAACAGAAATGGAAATGATCCGTGAACTGGCCGATGATGAAGCAGCTTACCGTTCGCTGACACTTTCATGGTTTGAACATTCACCCTTGTTCGAAGCATTGAAAAAGATCTCTGAGAAAAAAGTGAAGCTGATAATTACAACCGATCATGGAACGATCCGTGTTAAAGAACCTTCAAAACTTGTTGGTGACAGAAATGTGAATACTAATCTGCGCTATAAGCAAGGACGTAATATGAACTATGAAAAGAAAGATGTATTTGAAGTGAAAAATCCTGCTGATGCATTTTTACCTCGTCAGCATTTATCACAGGCATTCGTTTTCATTAAGCAAGACAAGTTCTTTGCGTATCCAAATAATTACAACTATTACGTTACCTACTACAAAAACACTTTGCAACATGGAGGGATCTCTCTGGAAGAAATGGTGATTCCGTTTGCTACGCTGGTTTCCAAGTAG
- the aroB gene encoding 3-dehydroquinate synthase: MQTTTANLDSIYFGQESLANIQRMILANKYSSVFILCDENTEVHCLPAFVEFSELESAGLLIIHAGESEKTFDTVSDVCKSLLAEGADRKALLINLGGGVVSDIGGFVASIYKRGIDFINVPTTLMAMVDASIGGKTGVNLSGAKNSVGVFSSPQAVFIDSDFLATLAEEEFHAGFAEVIKHSLIGDAEYWNTISQLSDFRSVSDIDDIILQSVEIKKLITDEDFKESGIRKSLNFGHTLGHAYESSSMKSQENKLLHGNAVALGMIGELFLSSKLAGFPTDKLTTVIDFLVKHYGKFIYSINENELDEFLNSDKKNENGKIGFYLLKDIGVGAGMFFPEHQLIEEAVAFTKSILTE; encoded by the coding sequence ATGCAAACGACAACAGCAAATCTGGATTCAATTTATTTCGGGCAGGAATCTCTCGCAAACATTCAAAGAATGATTCTGGCAAATAAATACTCTTCTGTATTTATTCTCTGCGATGAAAACACCGAAGTACATTGCTTACCGGCCTTTGTTGAATTTTCGGAACTGGAAAGCGCCGGTTTACTTATTATTCATGCCGGAGAATCTGAGAAGACATTTGACACTGTGAGTGATGTTTGTAAATCACTGCTTGCAGAAGGTGCTGACAGAAAAGCCTTACTTATAAATTTAGGTGGCGGGGTTGTGAGCGATATAGGTGGATTTGTTGCGTCAATTTATAAACGTGGTATAGATTTTATCAATGTCCCTACAACATTAATGGCAATGGTCGATGCCTCTATTGGCGGAAAGACAGGAGTGAATCTGAGTGGAGCAAAGAATTCTGTTGGTGTATTTTCTTCACCACAAGCCGTTTTTATTGATTCGGATTTCCTGGCAACTCTTGCTGAAGAAGAATTTCATGCAGGATTTGCAGAGGTAATCAAGCATTCATTGATCGGTGATGCAGAATACTGGAATACCATCTCTCAACTTTCCGATTTTAGATCTGTTTCAGATATTGATGACATCATCCTTCAGTCTGTTGAAATTAAAAAACTGATCACCGATGAAGATTTCAAAGAAAGCGGCATCAGAAAAAGTCTGAACTTCGGACACACTCTTGGACATGCTTACGAAAGTTCATCGATGAAATCGCAGGAGAATAAATTGCTTCATGGAAACGCAGTTGCATTAGGAATGATTGGAGAATTATTTTTATCCTCTAAACTTGCAGGCTTTCCAACAGATAAATTAACAACTGTCATTGATTTTCTTGTGAAGCATTATGGCAAATTCATTTATTCCATCAATGAAAATGAACTTGATGAATTTTTAAATTCTGATAAGAAAAATGAAAATGGTAAAATTGGATTCTATCTGTTGAAAGATATTGGAGTAGGTGCCGGAATGTTTTTCCCCGAGCATCAGCTGATAGAAGAAGCGGTTGCGTTTACAAAAAGTATCCTGACTGAGTAG